From Microcystis aeruginosa NIES-2549, a single genomic window includes:
- a CDS encoding XisI protein: MDKLTNYRQIIQNTLTKLDTIANSSSKKKLETCLIFDENHDHYLWMSIGWINKKKINNIQIHIRIKNERVYIEQDWTEIGITSQLLEAGIPKEDIVLAFHDPASRKLTEFAIA, encoded by the coding sequence ATGGATAAACTAACTAACTATCGCCAAATTATTCAAAATACCTTAACAAAGCTAGACACAATTGCGAATAGCTCATCCAAAAAAAAACTAGAAACCTGTTTAATTTTTGATGAAAATCATGATCATTATCTATGGATGTCTATTGGTTGGATAAACAAAAAGAAAATCAACAATATTCAGATTCATATTCGTATTAAAAATGAAAGAGTTTATATTGAACAAGATTGGACAGAAATAGGAATCACCTCTCAATTATTAGAAGCAGGGATTCCCAAAGAAGATATTGTTTTAGCATTTCATGATCCTGCAAGTCGTAAATTAACAGAATTTGCTATTGCTTAA
- a CDS encoding XisH family protein yields MPAKDLYHEAVKNALIKDGWTITADPYPIEYEDAELYPDLAIEKYISEEQRQRKIIIEIKSFLGPSMIKDFEMALGQYIFYRDLIQLGQDEYQEIYLAIKDEIYETFFQRKSIQAVIKRHQLDLLVVNIEKEEIVQWIN; encoded by the coding sequence ATGCCAGCAAAAGACCTCTATCACGAAGCCGTTAAAAATGCCTTAATTAAAGACGGCTGGACAATTACGGCTGATCCTTATCCTATTGAATATGAAGACGCTGAATTGTATCCAGACCTGGCGATCGAGAAATATATTTCCGAAGAACAAAGACAACGTAAAATTATCATTGAAATTAAAAGCTTTCTTGGCCCTTCAATGATCAAAGACTTTGAAATGGCTTTGGGACAATATATTTTTTATCGTGATCTCATTCAATTAGGACAAGATGAATACCAAGAAATCTATCTGGCTATTAAAGATGAAATTTATGAGACTTTTTTCCAACGAAAATCTATTCAAGCCGTTATTAAAAGACACCAATTAGATTTATTAGTTGTCAACATCGAAAAAGAGGAGATTGTCCAATGGATAAACTAA
- a CDS encoding WD40 repeat domain-containing protein: protein MPNLNTSPTVKKRILLFLERLLTHVNKESPDHEYWSKYLSVRWLEEGVSHPKLIINTTLKILTDFCQGITKQKLGAAITVEQMRNDLKVLQEWEILIDNRVKTKGAANLHFTLNLWHSSTEENLKKFEEEWDKRKFPNLENSSVKTEINYDNFGLIPDISQIYGREKELELLKQKFFQNSPPCKIIGIFGIAGIGKTSLVCKLIEQIQEEFPRVIYWSFLNPPLPLEFLENTSNIISQNISFKAEDKFKIKLIKFIKILAKYRCLLFLDNIDAIIEHENYREYSEILQAIGQSKHNSCLIITSRKIPQELESLVGNKTSTYFRELQGLDYQTGRQILGDIDTFHGSEDEWQFLIQQVCHGNPLFIKSIAHHIQRVHHNNLSDFLLKGNLLIEKIESILNSYFQQLSDLEKAIIFELAINRNPVSLSELEHNIIIEPDGKSIQEGIRSLSSKILLDKKDDYFTIHPLLIEYFTQKIITIATEEIKTEKFQLLRSNSLTKTTVPDYLRKIQINVILHPIIKNLIHDFQENNLSSKLIDCLKTLKHQPSGQIGGIAGNIINLLNILKNGHLIGYDFSHIPIRQVDFSNIRLNQVDFSYSQFFDCIFPQTCGSILSISCSQFNRSFPREELLATGDSHGMIYLWKVKQDGKLELSKSFPAHGSWVWSVALNSEGQLLASGGQDGIVKIWSITTDISINCHSLPHPSQKHYAPIRAVTFSADSQFLATGSEDKTIKIWSVETGECLHTLEGHQERVGGVTFSPNGQLLASGSADKTIKIWSVDTGKCLHTLTGHQDWVWQVAFSSDGQLLASGSGDKTIKIWSIIEGEYQNIDTLTGHESWIWSIAFSPDGQYIASGSEDLTLRLWSVKTRECLQCFRGYGNRLSSITFSTDSQYILSGSIDRSIRLWSIKNHKCLQQINGHTDWICSVAFSPDGKTLISGSGDQTIRLWSGESGKVIKILQEKDYWVLLYQVAVSPNGQLIASTSHDNTIKLWDIRTDEKYTFSPEHQKRVWSIAFSPNSQMLVSGSGDNSVKLWSVPRGFCLKTFEEHQAWVLSVNFSLDGKLIATGSEDRTIKLWSIEDDMTQSLRTFKGHQGRIWSVVFSSDGQRLASSSDDQTVKVWQVKDGRLINSFEGHKSWVWSVAFSPDGKLLASGGDDATIRIWDVETGQLHQLLCEHTKSVRSVCFSPNGNTLASAGEDETIKLWNLKTGECQNTLRSPRLYEQTNIKGVEGLNYETSNTMKILGAFLSR, encoded by the coding sequence ATGCCCAATCTCAATACCAGTCCTACCGTCAAAAAAAGAATTCTGCTCTTCTTAGAAAGACTATTAACTCATGTTAATAAGGAATCACCAGATCACGAGTATTGGTCGAAATACCTATCCGTCAGGTGGCTCGAAGAAGGTGTATCACACCCTAAGTTAATTATCAATACAACTTTAAAAATATTAACAGATTTTTGTCAGGGAATTACTAAGCAAAAGTTAGGGGCTGCCATTACTGTTGAACAGATGAGAAATGACCTTAAGGTTTTACAAGAATGGGAAATACTAATAGATAATAGAGTCAAAACTAAAGGCGCAGCAAATTTGCACTTTACCCTAAATCTTTGGCATTCATCAACAGAAGAAAATTTGAAAAAATTTGAAGAAGAATGGGATAAGCGTAAATTTCCCAATCTTGAAAACTCATCAGTTAAAACAGAAATAAATTATGATAATTTCGGATTAATTCCTGATATTTCTCAGATTTATGGTAGAGAAAAAGAACTAGAATTATTAAAACAAAAGTTTTTTCAAAATAGTCCCCCGTGTAAAATTATCGGAATTTTCGGAATAGCAGGAATCGGAAAAACATCTCTTGTCTGTAAACTGATTGAGCAAATTCAAGAGGAATTTCCCCGTGTTATCTATTGGTCTTTTTTGAATCCTCCTTTACCCCTAGAATTTCTGGAAAATACAAGTAATATTATTTCACAAAATATCAGTTTTAAGGCAGAAGATAAATTTAAAATAAAACTGATAAAATTTATCAAGATACTAGCCAAATATCGTTGTTTATTATTTTTAGATAATATTGATGCGATTATTGAGCATGAAAACTATCGAGAATATAGCGAAATTTTACAAGCAATTGGTCAGTCAAAGCACAATAGCTGTTTAATTATAACCAGTCGAAAAATTCCTCAAGAACTTGAATCGTTAGTGGGAAATAAAACTTCAACTTATTTCCGAGAGTTACAAGGACTTGACTATCAAACTGGACGACAAATTTTGGGAGATATTGACACCTTTCATGGTTCAGAGGATGAATGGCAATTTTTAATTCAACAAGTCTGTCACGGCAATCCTTTATTCATCAAATCTATCGCTCATCATATTCAACGAGTTCATCATAATAATCTCTCGGATTTTCTTTTAAAAGGTAATCTTCTGATAGAAAAAATCGAGTCTATTTTAAATTCTTACTTTCAGCAACTATCTGATTTAGAAAAAGCGATTATTTTTGAGTTAGCGATTAATCGAAATCCAGTTTCTTTGTCGGAACTAGAACATAATATTATCATTGAACCTGACGGTAAAAGTATCCAAGAAGGGATCAGATCATTATCTAGCAAAATTCTGTTAGATAAAAAAGATGACTACTTTACCATACATCCTCTACTGATTGAATATTTCACTCAAAAAATTATTACCATAGCAACCGAAGAAATCAAAACTGAAAAATTCCAATTATTAAGAAGTAATTCCTTGACTAAAACTACTGTTCCTGATTATCTAAGAAAGATTCAAATTAATGTTATTTTACACCCAATAATCAAGAACTTAATCCATGATTTTCAAGAAAACAATCTGTCAAGCAAACTAATTGATTGTTTAAAGACATTAAAACATCAACCTTCTGGACAAATTGGGGGCATTGCTGGCAATATTATTAACTTACTTAATATACTGAAAAATGGTCATTTAATCGGCTACGATTTTTCCCATATCCCTATTCGACAAGTCGATTTTTCAAACATTAGACTCAACCAAGTAGATTTTTCCTATTCACAGTTTTTTGACTGTATTTTCCCTCAAACTTGTGGCAGTATTTTATCAATTTCTTGCAGTCAGTTTAATCGCTCTTTTCCAAGAGAAGAGCTTTTAGCAACTGGTGACAGTCATGGGATGATTTACCTCTGGAAAGTCAAACAAGATGGAAAATTAGAATTAAGCAAAAGTTTTCCTGCTCACGGAAGTTGGGTGTGGTCAGTAGCCTTAAATTCTGAGGGACAGTTACTAGCAAGTGGGGGACAAGACGGAATTGTTAAAATTTGGTCTATTACAACAGATATATCTATAAATTGTCATTCTTTGCCCCACCCTTCTCAAAAACATTATGCTCCTATTAGAGCCGTTACTTTTAGTGCTGATAGTCAGTTTTTAGCCACAGGAAGTGAGGACAAAACCATCAAAATATGGTCAGTTGAAACAGGAGAATGTCTCCACACCCTTGAAGGACATCAAGAACGAGTAGGTGGTGTTACCTTTAGTCCAAATGGTCAACTTTTAGCCAGTGGGAGCGCTGATAAAACCATCAAAATATGGTCAGTTGACACAGGAAAATGTCTCCATACTCTTACAGGACACCAAGATTGGGTTTGGCAAGTTGCCTTTAGTTCCGATGGTCAACTTCTAGCCAGTGGAAGTGGGGATAAAACCATTAAAATATGGTCTATTATAGAAGGAGAATATCAAAATATTGATACTTTAACAGGACATGAAAGCTGGATTTGGTCAATTGCTTTTAGTCCGGACGGTCAATATATAGCCAGTGGGAGTGAAGATTTGACACTGCGATTATGGTCAGTAAAAACCAGAGAATGTCTTCAATGTTTTAGGGGATATGGCAATCGATTATCATCAATTACTTTCAGCACCGATAGTCAATATATTTTGAGTGGTTCTATAGATCGTTCGATCCGATTATGGTCTATCAAAAATCATAAATGTCTTCAACAGATTAATGGTCATACTGACTGGATCTGTTCAGTAGCTTTTAGTCCCGATGGAAAAACATTGATAAGTGGAAGTGGAGATCAAACGATTAGATTATGGTCAGGGGAAAGTGGCAAAGTAATTAAAATTTTACAAGAAAAAGATTATTGGGTTTTATTGTATCAAGTCGCGGTTAGTCCGAATGGTCAACTGATTGCTAGTACCAGTCACGATAACACCATCAAACTTTGGGATATTAGGACAGATGAAAAGTACACTTTTTCCCCAGAACATCAAAAGCGCGTATGGTCGATCGCTTTTAGTCCTAATAGTCAAATGCTGGTAAGTGGTAGTGGAGATAATTCTGTTAAGCTTTGGTCAGTTCCGAGAGGATTTTGTCTTAAAACTTTTGAGGAACATCAGGCCTGGGTATTATCAGTAAATTTTAGTCTTGATGGAAAATTAATAGCAACTGGTAGTGAAGATCGAACTATAAAACTCTGGTCTATTGAAGATGATATGACTCAATCTTTGCGGACTTTTAAAGGTCATCAAGGAAGAATTTGGTCTGTTGTCTTTAGCTCTGACGGTCAGCGATTAGCCAGTTCAAGTGATGATCAAACGGTCAAAGTTTGGCAAGTCAAAGATGGTAGATTAATTAATAGTTTTGAAGGTCATAAGTCTTGGGTATGGTCAGTAGCTTTTAGTCCCGATGGGAAGTTACTAGCAAGTGGGGGGGATGACGCAACAATCCGAATTTGGGATGTTGAAACAGGTCAACTTCATCAACTCCTGTGTGAACATACTAAAAGTGTCAGGTCAGTCTGTTTTAGTCCCAACGGTAACACATTGGCCAGCGCAGGTGAAGACGAGACGATTAAACTTT
- a CDS encoding Mov34/MPN/PAD-1 family protein, giving the protein MLSYQNIKTIFSQKSFLAIAAETYESYKTETGGIFLGIRNPNKWYILETLDSGLNPIFRPGYFEYDNAYINHLSNKIARFYREPIEVLGLWHRHPGSFDYFSLTDDTINKKYASQHSEGAISALVNFDPFFRLTMYHVSLPSQSDSRPQYTKLSIEIGDQLIPKNLLTIKSLSDYLSIVND; this is encoded by the coding sequence ATGTTAAGTTACCAGAATATCAAAACTATTTTTTCCCAGAAATCATTTTTAGCTATTGCAGCTGAAACCTATGAAAGCTATAAAACAGAAACAGGTGGCATTTTTTTAGGAATTAGAAACCCTAATAAATGGTATATTTTAGAAACCTTAGATTCGGGTCTAAATCCTATCTTTCGCCCCGGCTATTTTGAGTATGATAATGCTTATATCAACCACCTGTCTAACAAAATTGCCAGATTTTATCGAGAACCCATAGAAGTTCTTGGACTATGGCATAGACATCCGGGCAGTTTTGATTACTTTTCCTTAACTGATGATACAATTAATAAAAAATATGCTTCTCAACATTCTGAGGGAGCTATTTCTGCCTTAGTTAATTTTGACCCATTTTTTCGATTGACTATGTATCACGTTTCCCTCCCTTCTCAATCTGATTCACGACCCCAATATACTAAGCTTTCTATAGAAATTGGAGATCAATTAATTCCCAAAAATTTGCTAACTATTAAATCTTTATCTGATTATTTGTCAATAGTTAATGATTAA
- a CDS encoding FtsK/SpoIIIE domain-containing protein → MFWQQQIEGLNQKIEQSSQRITDYLGFCASLFNHGKLNGEQLPNYFGKFLQDSYLSTQSYLEQQPLEIIGSWQDYRWENWNINDNLLSSLEHTELIRIGQLVEQRSSNNTFCVPEFAPFIGGNKTIIIRCSNNTRNMGLELLQSLVIRTAILLPYQIRYTFCDPVNNGGAFLMRRSLPEALIRENSGEVYRDLLEVTQDIRRVKETYLDPQSPALHLLPPDIRVNERFEGIFVADFPKRYDRRDIEELQKIGNSGPEAGRYVFIHYNQDIDLPRDINMSGFENAFYIDLSQQSKTATSCQLQFKADSIPDADLQKQLLDKVKQAKPPERKLDWDDIVGIDPQNWWNYSSEEWITTPIGGRGSSDQLNIWFGKDSEGHQCAHGMLGAMTGSGKSTLYHGLILGLATRYSPSELRFYLIDGKYGVELAPYRNLPHTEVVSLHSSPELSRSVLTELIAEKERRNALFKRLGVSELAGYRRLGQPEGKMPRILLIIDEYQELFFNDKEDTASSQLLILAQQGRSAGIHMLLASQRFGAEGMRNQTGILGNIHLRMGMQMSKTEIQALTEFGKRGKQLLMTCDLPGKIVINDRSGDDNSNYFGKVAFIEKSRRDMIINALSQKAHQLSPEDYTETVVFDGDSQPNLADNPQLRHILDYGKWLTSEDWEKIARLPFYKGGLGISDWFSAEYPVLTWLGQEFSVRQQARLILRRRPSENVLVIGGDYNTARYGILSAILTSLAINGNLQQSRFVVVDRSVSGTQWHLALEEVCQIILKPLGFTTAFNRENRIITAILNNLIVQLDERNQLSEADLMTQPSIFVIMTELDRVDDLRRSNEQSYSPESHLTTQIKRLLKEGPSKGIHLILSFSGIKAFSNVLDIRRNLAYFRHRVALQMSEDDSFTFVSDRQASRLQADGDVPIKALYRDTDSDRTTLFKPYSTESTPEFKQQIEKIANSLIKRA, encoded by the coding sequence ATGTTTTGGCAACAACAAATTGAAGGGTTAAACCAAAAAATTGAACAAAGTAGTCAACGCATAACCGACTATTTAGGGTTTTGTGCTTCTTTGTTCAATCATGGTAAATTAAACGGCGAACAATTACCTAATTATTTTGGAAAATTTCTCCAAGATAGCTATCTATCGACTCAATCTTATTTAGAACAGCAACCATTAGAAATAATAGGAAGTTGGCAAGATTATCGTTGGGAAAATTGGAACATTAACGATAATTTATTATCCTCATTAGAGCATACAGAATTAATTCGTATTGGTCAATTAGTTGAACAAAGATCGAGTAATAACACTTTTTGTGTTCCCGAATTTGCTCCCTTTATTGGTGGGAATAAAACTATTATTATTCGCTGTAGCAATAATACCCGTAATATGGGGCTAGAATTACTGCAATCTCTTGTGATTCGTACCGCTATTTTACTTCCTTATCAAATACGTTATACCTTCTGTGATCCCGTTAATAATGGGGGTGCATTTTTAATGCGTCGTTCCCTTCCTGAGGCTTTGATTAGAGAAAATAGTGGCGAAGTTTATCGAGATTTATTAGAAGTCACCCAAGATATTCGTCGCGTCAAAGAAACCTATTTAGATCCTCAGTCTCCTGCCTTACATTTACTCCCCCCAGATATTCGAGTCAATGAAAGATTTGAGGGGATTTTTGTCGCAGATTTTCCTAAAAGATATGACCGTAGAGATATTGAAGAATTACAAAAAATTGGTAATAGTGGACCAGAAGCTGGAAGATATGTGTTTATTCACTATAATCAAGATATTGATCTCCCTAGAGATATTAATATGAGTGGGTTTGAAAATGCCTTTTATATTGATCTCAGTCAACAGTCAAAGACAGCAACATCTTGTCAACTTCAATTTAAAGCGGATAGTATTCCTGACGCAGATTTACAAAAACAATTACTTGATAAAGTTAAACAAGCTAAACCCCCCGAACGAAAATTAGATTGGGATGATATAGTAGGAATTGATCCGCAAAATTGGTGGAATTATAGCAGTGAAGAATGGATAACCACACCTATCGGTGGAAGAGGAAGTTCTGATCAATTAAATATTTGGTTTGGTAAAGATAGCGAAGGTCATCAATGCGCTCATGGTATGCTAGGAGCAATGACTGGATCAGGAAAATCTACCCTGTATCATGGGCTTATTTTAGGCTTGGCAACTCGTTATAGTCCCTCAGAATTAAGATTTTATCTCATTGATGGCAAATATGGCGTAGAATTAGCCCCCTATCGCAATTTGCCCCATACCGAAGTAGTTTCCTTACATTCCTCCCCTGAATTATCGCGTAGTGTTTTAACTGAATTAATCGCCGAAAAAGAACGACGTAACGCCTTATTTAAAAGATTAGGGGTGTCAGAATTGGCAGGTTATCGCCGACTAGGACAACCAGAGGGCAAAATGCCCCGTATTCTTCTAATTATTGATGAATATCAGGAGTTATTTTTTAACGACAAAGAGGATACTGCTTCCAGTCAACTACTGATTTTAGCCCAACAGGGGCGGAGTGCGGGTATTCATATGTTACTCGCTTCCCAAAGGTTTGGGGCTGAAGGAATGCGGAATCAAACGGGAATTTTGGGTAATATTCACCTGAGAATGGGAATGCAGATGTCAAAAACAGAAATTCAAGCCCTGACAGAATTTGGAAAACGAGGAAAACAATTATTAATGACCTGTGATTTGCCGGGGAAAATTGTTATTAATGACCGTAGTGGCGATGATAACTCTAATTATTTTGGGAAAGTGGCATTTATCGAAAAATCTCGCCGAGATATGATCATTAACGCTTTATCTCAAAAAGCTCATCAACTCTCCCCAGAAGATTACACGGAAACAGTGGTCTTTGATGGAGATTCTCAGCCTAATTTAGCAGATAATCCTCAATTACGCCATATTTTAGATTACGGTAAATGGTTAACCTCAGAAGATTGGGAAAAAATCGCCCGTTTACCTTTCTACAAAGGAGGATTAGGCATTTCTGACTGGTTTAGTGCAGAATACCCGGTCTTAACATGGCTAGGACAAGAATTCAGTGTGAGGCAACAGGCAAGGCTGATATTACGCCGTCGTCCAAGTGAAAACGTTCTAGTTATCGGTGGAGACTATAATACAGCCCGTTATGGAATTCTATCAGCTATTTTGACCAGTCTTGCTATTAATGGCAATCTTCAACAATCTCGTTTTGTTGTGGTAGATCGCAGTGTATCCGGTACACAATGGCATTTAGCATTGGAAGAAGTATGTCAGATTATTCTAAAACCTTTGGGCTTTACGACGGCATTTAACCGCGAAAATAGAATTATTACGGCAATTTTGAACAATTTAATTGTTCAACTTGACGAAAGAAACCAACTCAGTGAAGCAGACTTGATGACTCAACCTTCTATTTTCGTCATCATGACGGAATTAGATAGAGTAGATGACTTAAGACGGAGCAATGAGCAGTCTTATAGCCCAGAAAGTCACTTAACTACTCAAATTAAGCGATTATTGAAGGAAGGACCGAGTAAAGGTATTCATCTCATCCTCAGTTTTTCAGGGATCAAAGCTTTCTCTAATGTCCTTGATATTCGGCGAAATTTAGCTTATTTTCGCCATAGAGTCGCTTTACAGATGTCAGAAGATGATTCTTTCACCTTTGTTAGTGATCGCCAAGCCTCACGTTTACAAGCAGATGGAGATGTTCCAATTAAAGCCCTTTATCGGGATACGGATAGCGATCGCACTACTCTTTTTAAACCTTATAGTACGGAATCTACCCCCGAATTTAAGCAACAAATAGAGAAAATTGCTAATAGTTTGATCAAAAGAGCTTAA
- a CDS encoding type II toxin-antitoxin system RelE family toxin, whose product MNYTIAIKKQASKALANLPQDSYQKVRDGIRALADNPRPAGCLKLTGREGWRIRIGVYRVIYAIDDSAKKVIILDIGHRKDIYR is encoded by the coding sequence ATGAATTACACTATTGCGATTAAAAAACAAGCTTCTAAGGCTTTAGCTAATCTTCCCCAAGATAGTTATCAGAAAGTTCGAGACGGGATTAGAGCATTAGCTGACAATCCAAGACCAGCAGGGTGTCTCAAACTGACAGGACGAGAAGGTTGGCGGATTCGGATTGGAGTTTATCGCGTTATTTACGCGATAGATGATTCTGCAAAAAAGGTGATTATTCTAGATATTGGACATCGAAAGGACATCTACCGATAG
- a CDS encoding tetratricopeptide repeat protein encodes MNDFQSPQLRVKERLTSIDFTVFGELAQVKQKGEILGATGSHFEKAHFGAFIWHLIGYERHIKDKMGQQLSIQERASRYVEAFLCLCRLGWYKEAKSLFSLPLEIHDPTSLPLHKQLRIWGRYEDGIKLCKELLGNLDNETDFICLSELGYMYRELGQFDQAKNYTEKLLSLAEQLNNPLWKARGKGNIATIDGIKGEYLSAEIGLNEVLNLAEIIPDCDEKFEIINVAHSNLGNCYVYQGKVDQTIPCLEKYLKWAEKIKNLIYQATALRNLGEAHRRINDLNTAIDYTQRSLDLSEQITDEAGIIFSLGNLAAIYWQQANFQESEKYFKQQKKRALAISDVAGVAHACAGLGEIYSITRKDDLAYQYLNQALDIALDIGERYVELETLIVLAEFEEKTHDLKSAINHWQRALHLSEKLNMLSHKENCEQNLERLLNPN; translated from the coding sequence ATGAATGATTTTCAATCTCCTCAATTAAGAGTCAAAGAACGTCTCACAAGTATCGATTTTACTGTTTTTGGAGAACTCGCTCAAGTCAAACAAAAAGGGGAAATTTTAGGGGCGACAGGGAGTCATTTTGAAAAAGCACATTTTGGCGCATTTATCTGGCATTTAATTGGTTATGAACGCCATATTAAGGATAAAATGGGACAGCAGCTCTCTATTCAAGAACGGGCAAGCCGTTATGTGGAAGCATTTCTCTGTCTGTGTCGATTAGGTTGGTACAAAGAAGCTAAATCTTTATTTTCTTTACCCTTAGAAATTCATGATCCAACTTCTTTACCTTTGCACAAACAATTACGCATCTGGGGACGGTATGAAGATGGCATAAAACTGTGTAAAGAATTATTAGGAAATCTTGACAATGAAACCGATTTTATCTGTTTAAGTGAACTCGGTTATATGTATCGAGAATTAGGACAATTTGACCAAGCAAAAAATTATACGGAGAAACTCTTATCCTTAGCCGAGCAATTAAATAATCCTCTTTGGAAAGCAAGAGGAAAAGGAAATATAGCCACAATTGATGGAATAAAAGGGGAATATTTAAGCGCTGAAATAGGACTGAATGAAGTTTTAAATCTAGCCGAGATTATTCCCGATTGTGACGAAAAATTTGAGATTATTAATGTTGCCCATTCAAATCTGGGTAATTGTTATGTTTATCAGGGAAAAGTTGACCAGACTATTCCTTGTTTAGAAAAATACTTAAAATGGGCAGAAAAAATTAAAAATCTTATTTATCAAGCAACGGCTTTACGAAATTTAGGAGAAGCACACCGGCGAATCAATGATTTGAATACAGCTATCGATTATACTCAAAGAAGTCTTGATTTATCTGAGCAAATAACCGATGAAGCAGGAATTATTTTTTCTTTGGGAAATTTAGCCGCAATTTATTGGCAACAAGCAAATTTTCAGGAGTCTGAAAAATACTTTAAACAACAAAAGAAAAGAGCTTTAGCTATTTCAGATGTGGCAGGTGTTGCCCATGCTTGCGCTGGATTAGGAGAAATTTATAGTATCACTCGAAAGGATGATCTAGCCTATCAATATCTTAATCAAGCTTTAGATATTGCCCTCGATATTGGAGAACGATATGTAGAACTAGAGACTTTAATTGTTTTGGCAGAATTTGAAGAAAAAACCCATGATCTTAAATCAGCTATTAATCACTGGCAACGCGCCTTACATCTTTCTGAAAAATTAAATATGCTCTCCCATAAAGAGAACTGTGAACAAAACCTAGAAAGGTTGTTAAACCCCAACTAA
- a CDS encoding NACHT domain-containing protein produces the protein MKLKLSVAGLEQVKTRWAQKQKEGWTREHLCTEASQFAEPDTNWEELFNLRRYALNCTPETLDRFLRRENIRLGGFVSFCRALNIDPSKVADLDNLLQKLTQDIEPIWVGRESLQSDLLEKLRGDCRIVVITGITGIGKTALAYKLALALCQEGFPPELPIDFDGFNQREDQQSQSEAQNFISTAIDLLNRGDEPVTAKQAKNPEQLLTQLVNHLSNNRRLIWFDSMENLLQGEQQDGSNRFKDPLWRVFFQKILEAEDCQTRIVITSQDKPEDFETFSQAQYWHIQPLMGLEDQESLQLFERLFQQAEVELILHGRNLAYLKEIGKLYEGHPLAIRLISGDIIDRLNGDISTYYEENKSRFRRLREMIDEAQKANPDDYYKVNLMTKQLRKQLLEEEIKKTIERLENTFKTAYLLLIYGSTYSSFEFKNAWFQNLQLFSEYEEQDLDLALFTLFNRYLVETQKQPGYEPHIKQHSLIRNVAFKHLVSTQTKEGNPNHE, from the coding sequence ATGAAGTTAAAACTCTCCGTAGCGGGACTTGAGCAAGTCAAAACCCGATGGGCGCAAAAACAAAAAGAAGGCTGGACTAGAGAGCATTTATGCACAGAAGCTAGTCAATTTGCTGAACCTGATACCAATTGGGAGGAATTGTTCAATCTCCGACGTTACGCTTTGAATTGCACCCCAGAGACTTTAGATCGATTTTTAAGGAGGGAAAACATTCGATTAGGAGGTTTTGTTTCCTTTTGTCGAGCTTTGAACATCGACCCTTCAAAAGTCGCAGATCTAGATAATCTTTTGCAAAAACTGACTCAAGATATCGAGCCTATTTGGGTGGGGCGAGAGTCTCTTCAAAGTGATTTACTGGAAAAACTAAGAGGCGATTGTCGCATTGTCGTAATTACAGGAATAACAGGTATTGGGAAAACTGCCCTCGCCTACAAATTAGCCTTAGCTTTGTGTCAAGAAGGGTTTCCTCCTGAACTGCCTATTGATTTTGATGGGTTTAATCAACGGGAGGATCAACAGTCGCAATCAGAAGCACAAAACTTTATCAGCACAGCTATTGATTTACTCAATCGTGGCGATGAACCTGTTACGGCAAAACAAGCAAAAAACCCAGAACAATTATTAACTCAACTGGTTAATCATCTGAGCAATAATCGTCGATTGATTTGGTTTGATTCAATGGAAAATCTTTTACAAGGAGAACAACAAGATGGTAGTAATCGCTTTAAAGACCCCCTCTGGCGAGTCTTTTTTCAAAAAATATTAGAAGCCGAAGATTGTCAGACTCGAATTGTGATAACTTCGCAGGATAAGCCTGAAGATTTTGAAACTTTTAGTCAAGCTCAATATTGGCATATTCAGCCATTAATGGGATTAGAGGATCAGGAAAGTTTACAGTTATTTGAACGTTTATTTCAACAAGCAGAAGTCGAATTAATTCTTCATGGACGTAACCTTGCTTACCTTAAAGAGATCGGAAAACTTTATGAAGGACATCCTCTCGCTATCCGCTTAATTTCTGGTGATATTATTGATAGACTGAATGGAGATATAAGCACTTATTATGAGGAGAATAAATCCCGATTTCGACGATTAAGAGAAATGATTGATGAAGCTCAAAAAGCCAATCCTGATGATTATTACAAAGTTAACTTAATGACCAAACAATTACGAAAACAACTGCTAGAGGAGGAAATCAAAAAAACAATAGAGCGGCTTGAAAACACTTTTAAAACTGCTTATTTATTGCTTATCTATGGCTCCACTTATTCATCTTTTGAATTTAAAAATGCGTGGTTTCAAAATCTTCAATTATTTTCAGAATACGAGGAACAGGATTTAGACTTAGCTCTTTTTACCTTGTTTAACCGTTATTTAGTAGAAACTCAAAAACAACCGGGATATGAACCACATATCAAACAGCACAGCTTAATTCGCAATGTTGCTTTCAAGCATCTAGTATCTACCCAAACAAAAGAAGGAAACCCAAATCATGAATGA